One Cohnella candidum genomic region harbors:
- the rlmD gene encoding 23S rRNA (uracil(1939)-C(5))-methyltransferase RlmD, with protein MSGERVLPVVVGQIVESEIIGLTHEGEGVGRYEGYTLFVHGALPGERVRAEVVSVGKSFGKARMKEMLQPSPERRAAPCPIYDSCGGCQLQHLDYPAQLHWKRRHVVDNLVRVGRLPVEGEKFEIAGFSGRSSERAPIIVHETIGMADPWRYRNKAQVPIGRGEAGLIGGFFEEGSHDIVDMEACLIQQEENEATVRAVKEAARELGITAYDRVAARGLLRHVVVRHAATTGQRMVVLVTNGRDIPHQDELVGLIRQRVPQVASIVQNVNTFRTPVVFGEHTRTLWGEDVIYDEIGGVRFAISARSFFQVNPEQTERLYQKAVEYAGLTGEETVVDAYCGIGTITLFLARHARRVYGVEIVPEAIDDARRNALINGIGNVEFAVGRAEVVLPRWQREGVSPDVIVVDPPRKGCDSALIATMLELRPARIVYVSCNPSTLARDLRLLEDGGYRTVEVQPVDMFPHTSHVECVGLLERNGTED; from the coding sequence ATGAGCGGCGAGCGCGTACTGCCCGTTGTCGTCGGACAGATCGTGGAGAGCGAAATCATAGGTTTGACGCATGAGGGAGAAGGGGTTGGCCGGTATGAGGGCTATACCCTTTTTGTTCATGGGGCGCTTCCGGGCGAACGGGTTCGAGCCGAGGTCGTGAGCGTCGGGAAGTCGTTTGGCAAAGCCCGGATGAAAGAGATGCTGCAGCCGAGTCCGGAACGCCGGGCCGCTCCCTGTCCGATCTATGATTCCTGCGGGGGCTGCCAGCTTCAACACTTGGACTATCCTGCCCAATTGCACTGGAAGAGACGGCACGTGGTCGACAATCTCGTGCGGGTGGGCCGCCTTCCGGTTGAGGGAGAGAAGTTCGAGATCGCCGGGTTCTCGGGTCGGTCGTCGGAGCGGGCTCCGATCATCGTGCATGAAACGATCGGCATGGCCGATCCTTGGCGGTACCGCAACAAGGCGCAGGTGCCCATCGGCAGAGGGGAAGCGGGGCTGATCGGAGGCTTCTTCGAGGAAGGCAGCCACGACATCGTCGACATGGAAGCTTGCCTCATCCAGCAGGAAGAGAACGAGGCGACGGTCCGCGCCGTGAAAGAAGCCGCGCGCGAGCTCGGCATCACGGCGTACGACCGCGTAGCCGCACGAGGACTGCTGCGCCATGTGGTCGTTCGGCACGCCGCCACGACCGGGCAGCGGATGGTCGTACTCGTGACGAACGGACGCGACATTCCGCACCAGGACGAGCTCGTCGGGCTGATCCGCCAGCGCGTGCCCCAGGTCGCCAGCATCGTGCAGAACGTGAACACGTTCCGCACGCCCGTCGTTTTCGGCGAGCACACCCGCACGCTTTGGGGAGAGGACGTTATCTATGACGAAATCGGCGGCGTTCGGTTCGCCATTTCCGCACGCTCCTTCTTCCAGGTGAATCCGGAGCAGACGGAGCGGCTGTATCAGAAGGCGGTGGAGTACGCGGGTTTGACCGGGGAAGAGACCGTCGTCGATGCGTACTGCGGCATCGGGACGATCACTTTGTTCCTCGCCCGTCACGCCCGCCGGGTATACGGCGTTGAGATCGTGCCGGAAGCAATCGACGACGCGCGGCGCAACGCCTTGATCAACGGCATCGGCAACGTAGAGTTCGCGGTCGGACGCGCGGAAGTCGTGCTGCCCCGTTGGCAGCGCGAAGGCGTGTCGCCCGACGTCATCGTCGTCGACCCGCCGCGCAAAGGCTGCGACTCCGCGCTGATCGCGACTATGCTGGAGCTTCGTCCGGCGCGGATCGTGTACGTGTCGTGCAACCCCTCCACGCTCGCGAGGGACTTGCGGCTGCTCGAAGACGGCGGCTACCGCACGGTCGAGGTGCAACCGGTGGACATGTTTCCGCATACGAGTCATGTGGAGTGTGTGGGGTTGCTGGAGAGAAATGGTACAGAGGACTGA
- a CDS encoding AAA family ATPase — protein sequence MLLEFRTRNFKSFQDELVFSMTPAPKQKGLDYSILKEKIGIKLHKGLSSAVIYGPNASGKTNIIGAMDVMKNIVLRGHIRNVDNKSHANPASTQLEYIPNKDNLNKVPVDFGIKFIDKGYLIEYKLSLDLGRFLDDEYKRRVLSEVLYVDEKVIFSRDKAEIEFPKAPEFIKKFIDGFDRNDARVAIKLVQKNLNREELFLMNGFKNMFSSSLVSIISNWFEDKFMVFCRADSLQVKPSNSKKATLYLSNVVNQAARIFGVNSNALGYLENDDDSEPKLVSLVGGDEGNRHVQAEDFESFGTIRFVNMFPIVRNALLLGGTLIVDEFDASIHPIALMSLVNVFHNDELNKKNAQLIFNTHNPIFLNSNLFRRDEIKFVERDEVTFCSNHYSLSDFGTSGREGVRNGGDYMKNYFVNQYGAIKDIDFTSVIESLWESRGELIQDATDQEE from the coding sequence GTGCTCCTTGAATTCAGGACCAGAAACTTTAAATCCTTTCAAGATGAGTTAGTTTTCTCAATGACACCAGCACCTAAACAAAAAGGTCTGGACTACAGTATCCTTAAGGAAAAGATAGGCATCAAGCTTCATAAGGGGTTAAGTTCGGCAGTTATTTATGGACCGAACGCATCCGGTAAAACCAACATCATTGGTGCAATGGATGTTATGAAGAACATCGTGTTAAGAGGGCATATACGGAACGTCGATAACAAGTCCCATGCAAATCCCGCATCCACTCAGTTGGAGTACATCCCTAATAAGGATAACCTTAATAAGGTTCCAGTAGACTTCGGTATTAAATTCATTGACAAAGGCTATTTGATCGAATATAAACTGTCTTTGGATCTCGGACGATTTCTGGATGATGAGTATAAGCGCAGGGTCTTATCAGAAGTTCTTTATGTGGATGAAAAAGTAATTTTCTCTAGAGACAAGGCTGAGATAGAATTTCCTAAAGCACCTGAATTCATTAAAAAGTTCATAGACGGATTCGATAGAAATGATGCTCGAGTTGCTATTAAACTTGTGCAGAAAAACTTGAACAGGGAAGAGCTGTTCCTGATGAACGGCTTCAAGAATATGTTCAGTTCGTCATTGGTAAGCATTATAAGTAACTGGTTCGAAGATAAATTCATGGTTTTCTGCCGAGCGGACTCCTTGCAAGTAAAACCCTCGAACTCCAAGAAGGCTACTCTCTATCTCAGTAATGTCGTTAATCAAGCAGCCCGCATTTTTGGGGTGAATTCGAATGCTTTGGGATATTTGGAGAACGACGATGATTCGGAGCCTAAACTGGTTTCACTTGTTGGTGGCGATGAAGGAAATAGACATGTTCAAGCAGAAGACTTCGAGTCCTTTGGAACAATCCGTTTCGTCAACATGTTTCCAATAGTTCGGAATGCTCTGTTGTTAGGGGGCACATTAATAGTTGATGAGTTCGACGCATCAATTCACCCCATAGCCCTAATGTCCCTTGTTAATGTCTTTCATAACGATGAGCTGAACAAGAAGAATGCACAGTTAATCTTCAACACCCATAACCCGATATTTCTCAACTCGAACCTGTTTAGACGGGATGAGATAAAATTCGTAGAGCGTGATGAAGTTACTTTCTGCAGCAATCATTATTCGCTGTCCGATTTTGGCACTTCCGGCAGAGAGGGTGTAAGGAACGGCGGCGACTACATGAAGAATTACTTTGTCAACCAGTACGGGGCTATCAAAGACATCGATTTTACCTCTGTTATTGAAAGCCTATGGGAAAGCAGAGGTGAACTGATTCAAGATGCCACCGATCAAGAAGAGTAA
- a CDS encoding RloB family protein, with translation MPPIKKSNKQYFFTVEGETEKWYLDWLQEAINAELAAKHTVSIRSKVEKNPLKFAKGIPIIDKVEITHWFDYESHDHIEGFLKVLDLLKLANSLTGKQIKYHLGYSNLTFELWMVLHKEDCNAHVEHRSHYLRNINSAYDERFTELGTYKHESNFKRVLRKLTLNEVRDAIRRANRIMQRHEENGVRPLEYRGFEYIRENPSLTVHESVAKILQDCGLL, from the coding sequence ATGCCACCGATCAAGAAGAGTAATAAACAATATTTTTTCACAGTAGAGGGCGAAACAGAGAAGTGGTACCTTGATTGGCTTCAAGAAGCAATCAACGCTGAGCTTGCGGCTAAGCATACAGTATCGATAAGAAGTAAGGTCGAAAAGAACCCGTTAAAATTTGCGAAGGGCATTCCGATTATTGACAAAGTCGAAATTACTCATTGGTTTGATTACGAAAGTCATGACCATATTGAGGGCTTCCTTAAGGTTTTGGATCTGCTAAAACTAGCAAATAGCCTTACGGGTAAGCAAATTAAGTACCATTTGGGGTATAGTAACCTGACTTTCGAGCTCTGGATGGTTTTGCATAAAGAGGACTGTAATGCCCATGTCGAACATAGATCCCACTATCTTCGTAATATTAATAGCGCCTACGATGAACGGTTCACTGAACTCGGAACGTATAAGCATGAGAGCAACTTTAAGCGTGTACTTAGGAAGCTAACGCTGAATGAAGTAAGGGATGCAATAAGAAGAGCCAATAGAATAATGCAACGTCATGAGGAAAACGGTGTGCGACCTCTCGAGTACCGAGGTTTCGAATATATTCGGGAAAACCCTTCACTTACAGTCCATGAATCGGTCGCTAAGATCCTTCAGGATTGTGGACTTCTATAA
- a CDS encoding sigma-70 family RNA polymerase sigma factor, which produces MIPLQLIEKLHDFEDRFPDKSSINLSEAKKYLTSVVGKEIPDDLIKQYLAAKGYYQIVEVSDSLDELDLDEIVNLDWSQKRNILQPEKAEGSHFKNTYWLNEYYSGDREASFERLIIDNMRLVHKIASRYQNYIAHQLAYDDLVSEGTIGLIQAIQKFDISMDVQFSTYAVWWIRQRILRAIFDTGTIVRIPVHMIETVLKVKRAELAYSLKGETPNVKSICSELGLSESVYAKSKQVEHRYLSISSLNQFVSEENQDSELIDFVSVESHEVIGVYHPEYLDPSILFDQKEVRDRLLLTLSKHLKQREREVIFERFGLLDNTPKTLELVGKQFGVTRERIRQIEAKALRKLRAKMTNTTVREDFRWPEFRTGG; this is translated from the coding sequence ATGATTCCGCTTCAATTGATTGAAAAACTTCATGATTTTGAAGATAGGTTTCCTGATAAATCTTCCATTAATCTTTCGGAAGCGAAAAAGTACCTAACCTCAGTTGTCGGCAAGGAGATCCCCGATGATCTAATCAAGCAATACCTTGCGGCCAAGGGATACTATCAGATCGTTGAAGTCTCCGACTCTTTGGATGAACTAGACTTGGATGAAATTGTTAATTTGGACTGGTCTCAGAAGAGAAATATTTTACAACCTGAAAAAGCTGAGGGGTCGCATTTCAAAAACACTTATTGGTTGAACGAATATTACTCCGGTGATCGCGAAGCCAGTTTTGAGCGGCTAATCATCGATAATATGCGACTCGTACATAAAATTGCTTCTAGGTATCAGAACTACATAGCACATCAACTCGCTTATGACGATTTGGTTTCAGAAGGTACTATAGGCTTAATTCAGGCGATCCAAAAGTTTGATATCAGCATGGATGTTCAGTTTTCAACCTATGCAGTTTGGTGGATCCGCCAACGAATACTTAGGGCTATATTTGATACTGGCACAATCGTGAGGATTCCTGTGCATATGATCGAGACCGTACTAAAAGTAAAGAGGGCAGAACTTGCTTATTCTCTAAAGGGTGAAACTCCTAATGTAAAATCGATATGTTCTGAACTGGGTCTTAGTGAAAGTGTATATGCGAAGTCTAAGCAAGTTGAACATCGATACTTATCTATTTCTTCGCTAAACCAGTTTGTATCGGAGGAGAACCAGGACTCGGAATTGATCGATTTTGTAAGCGTGGAATCACACGAAGTAATTGGTGTTTATCATCCAGAATACCTGGATCCCTCAATTCTTTTTGATCAGAAAGAAGTTCGGGATCGCTTATTACTTACACTTTCAAAGCATCTGAAGCAGAGGGAAAGGGAAGTAATTTTCGAGCGGTTTGGACTCCTGGACAATACTCCCAAAACATTGGAACTTGTAGGAAAGCAGTTTGGAGTTACGCGTGAACGGATTCGACAAATT